One genomic segment of Pseudomonadota bacterium includes these proteins:
- a CDS encoding relaxase/mobilization nuclease domain-containing protein produces the protein MLDIVSHGRGGPQEAGARLTTEQVEQIRRTVQRAPEVMVKVLGRNSSDLKAAAKHFDYIGRKGELEIETDDGERLQGRVGQSLIEDWDLDIDDARRQGDLKATNGRKPPKLVHKLMFSMPPGTPPDKVLAAVRIFAREEFALQHRYAFVLHTDEAHPHVHLVLKAVSEEGERLNIKKATLRHWRSEFARNLRLLGVSANATERAVRGAGRVNKIDGVFRTDQRGASNRTRNRVERTAIELATGDLRPEPGRQVLHRTRKEVERGWRALSEILKSEGQQKLAADVRRFIEEMPVPRTEKEQIALGLLQRIHQPRMTTNMSR, from the coding sequence TTGCTCGACATCGTGAGCCACGGTCGCGGTGGTCCGCAGGAGGCAGGCGCGCGGCTAACCACGGAGCAGGTCGAACAGATTCGTCGGACGGTCCAGCGGGCACCAGAAGTGATGGTGAAGGTGCTTGGGCGCAACAGCAGCGACCTCAAGGCGGCAGCCAAGCATTTCGACTACATCGGGAGAAAGGGGGAATTGGAGATCGAGACAGACGACGGTGAGCGGCTGCAGGGCCGAGTGGGCCAATCGCTGATCGAGGACTGGGATCTCGACATCGACGATGCGCGTCGACAAGGCGATCTCAAGGCGACCAACGGTCGGAAGCCGCCGAAGCTGGTTCACAAACTCATGTTCTCGATGCCGCCTGGCACGCCGCCTGACAAGGTACTGGCTGCCGTTCGAATTTTCGCGAGGGAGGAGTTCGCCTTGCAACATCGCTATGCGTTCGTTCTGCATACCGATGAAGCACACCCGCACGTCCACCTTGTCCTGAAAGCCGTGAGCGAAGAGGGGGAACGACTAAACATCAAGAAGGCGACCCTGCGGCATTGGCGGTCGGAGTTCGCCCGCAACCTACGACTGTTGGGTGTCTCAGCGAATGCTACCGAGCGCGCCGTGCGCGGCGCGGGCAGAGTCAACAAGATCGACGGAGTCTTTCGCACTGATCAGCGTGGGGCGTCGAATCGGACCCGCAATCGAGTTGAGCGAACCGCCATCGAGCTTGCAACGGGCGATCTGCGGCCCGAGCCTGGCCGACAGGTTCTGCATCGAACTAGGAAGGAAGTGGAACGCGGGTGGCGCGCACTGAGCGAAATCTTGAAGAGTGAGGGTCAACAAAAACTTGCGGCCGATGTCAGGCGGTTCATCGAAGAGATGCCAGTTCCGCGAACAGAGAAGGAGCAGATTGCTCTTGGGCTATTGCAACGCATTCATCAGCCGAGGATGACGACAAATATGAGTCGGTGA
- a CDS encoding tyrosine-type recombinase/integrase, translating to MGTQKMSGLTKRGGIWHIDKVFRGTRIRESSGTGEIVKAQELLAKRIDGIRLVKIYGVRPDRPFRVAATKFLEENQHKRSINDDAAHLERLDSFIGSLFLRQVHMDSLQPFIASRRADGVKTATINLSLAVVRRIVNLAASEWRDVQGMTWLEHAAKIKLIPVKDARPAYPLSREEQAAHFQELPDHLARMSLFKVNTGTREQEVCGLKWSDEVQVPELDTSVFIIEGDKVKNEQDRLIVLNRVARSVVDSIRGQHPEYVFVRYPKPKEAKPVPLDSMNTTAWKNARKRAADKWEERTGEPAPDGFRRVRVHDLKHTFGRRLRAAGVSFEDRQDLLGHKSGRITTHYSAAELANLVAAAEKVCEDNSHKSPAITLLRRKAR from the coding sequence ATGGGAACCCAGAAAATGTCAGGCCTCACCAAGCGCGGTGGGATCTGGCACATCGACAAGGTGTTCAGAGGAACGCGCATTCGCGAAAGCAGTGGCACAGGCGAGATCGTCAAAGCCCAGGAGCTGCTAGCTAAACGAATTGACGGGATTCGTTTGGTGAAGATCTACGGGGTCCGACCAGATCGCCCGTTTCGGGTCGCCGCGACCAAGTTCCTCGAAGAGAACCAGCACAAGAGGAGTATCAACGACGATGCTGCGCACTTGGAAAGACTCGACTCCTTCATTGGGAGCCTGTTTCTCAGGCAGGTGCACATGGACAGTCTGCAGCCATTCATCGCCAGCCGGCGCGCCGATGGTGTCAAGACAGCAACCATCAACCTGTCGCTGGCGGTCGTGAGACGGATCGTGAACCTCGCGGCTTCGGAATGGAGAGATGTGCAGGGCATGACCTGGCTGGAGCATGCGGCCAAGATCAAGCTGATTCCGGTCAAGGACGCACGCCCGGCCTATCCACTTTCGCGTGAAGAGCAGGCGGCTCATTTTCAAGAGCTGCCCGACCACCTGGCGCGCATGTCGCTCTTCAAGGTCAATACCGGCACGCGAGAGCAGGAAGTCTGCGGGCTCAAGTGGTCGGACGAGGTTCAAGTGCCGGAGCTCGACACGTCGGTCTTCATCATCGAAGGCGACAAGGTGAAGAACGAACAGGATCGTCTGATCGTTCTCAACCGCGTCGCACGTTCGGTGGTCGACAGCATCAGGGGTCAGCACCCGGAGTACGTCTTCGTCCGGTATCCAAAACCGAAAGAGGCGAAGCCCGTGCCCTTGGACAGCATGAACACGACGGCGTGGAAGAATGCTCGCAAGCGAGCTGCGGATAAGTGGGAAGAGCGGACTGGTGAACCGGCGCCGGACGGGTTTCGCAGAGTCAGGGTCCACGACCTGAAGCACACGTTTGGCCGGCGGCTTCGCGCGGCGGGCGTGTCGTTCGAGGATCGGCAGGACTTACTCGGTCACAAGAGTGGACGGATCACGACGCACTACTCGGCGGCCGAGCTTGCAAACCTCGTTGCTGCGGCGGAAAAGGTCTGCGAAGACAACTCCCACAAATCCCCCGCAATCACCTTGTTGCGGCGGAAGGCGAGATAG
- the mobC gene encoding plasmid mobilization relaxosome protein MobC codes for MAAEAFIHLRVTQETKSQLRALAQRENQSESALLKQLLGVMLRGVGDEAPADRGPDESANREARLTIRLQAGDHLLLRERAGARSMPAATYVSVLVRAHLRSLSPLPKGELLALKGSIAELASIGRNINQIAKVANDGGGLPGTVREEFRAMLRICEALRDNTKALLKANVTSWRIGHAEANL; via the coding sequence ATGGCGGCAGAAGCGTTCATCCACTTGCGGGTGACTCAGGAGACGAAGTCGCAGCTTCGCGCGCTTGCGCAGCGCGAGAACCAGTCCGAGTCGGCACTGCTCAAGCAGTTGCTCGGCGTCATGCTTCGAGGCGTCGGCGATGAGGCGCCCGCCGACAGGGGGCCGGATGAAAGCGCAAATCGGGAGGCCCGCCTGACCATTCGTCTACAGGCTGGCGACCATCTGCTGCTGCGCGAACGCGCGGGGGCGCGGTCGATGCCGGCGGCAACCTATGTCTCCGTCCTAGTGCGCGCGCATCTGCGGTCGTTGTCGCCATTGCCGAAAGGGGAACTGCTGGCGCTCAAGGGCAGCATTGCGGAGCTAGCGTCCATCGGTCGCAACATCAACCAGATTGCCAAGGTCGCGAACGACGGCGGCGGGTTACCCGGCACGGTGCGCGAGGAGTTCCGGGCGATGCTCAGGATCTGCGAAGCGCTTCGGGACAACACCAAGGCGCTGCTCAAAGCGAACGTCACCAGCTGGAGGATCGGGCATGCCGAAGCGAACCTTTAG